GCAACACCTGCTGCAAGATTAGTCGTATCTGATAGCGGGGAAAACTTATCTCCTATGTAAGCACCTGATATAACCATACCTGCTGTAATAGCTGGGTTTATTCCGAGACCTTGACCTATAGTCATAAAGGCTATTCCTATAGTGGCCGTAGCAGTCCAGGAAGAACCACATGAAAGACTAACCAAAGATGTAATTATACAACCTATAGGAAGAAATAGCTTAGGACTTAAAAAACTCAAACCGTAATATATAAGAGCTGGGATGGTTCCTGATATCATAAAAGATGATATTAAGAGACCTACAGTTAGTAAAATTAATATGGCATCTAAAGTAGTTCTTATACGTTCAATCATACCATCAAGCATATCTCTAAAACTATTCCCACATCTTAATCTAACTATACAAGCAACCATTATTCCACAAATAAGTGGGAGGTGAGCTGCATCATATATATTTTCTCCCCCATCTTTAGCAAAAACAAATACATAAATCATTAAACTTACCATAGTTAAAATAGGTAAGGCAGATTCGATTAGGCTTGGTAACCTGACGTTCTTTTTATTATTCATAATATCTCCTCATAAATACATTAGCGTGTTAAATTAACTATGTATATAATACATTAGTTTGATAAATTTGTCAACTTATATTTTATTTAATTATCTTGATATTATGATAAATGGATGTGATTAGATTCTTATATTTAAACAAGATATAGGATTGCAATAAAAAAGCATAGACAAGGCTATCTTTGTCTATGCTTATATTCTTTATATTATGCTTTCATTTGGCTAGCTACTTCAGCAGCAAAGTCTTCTTCTTTCTTTTCAAGGCCTTCACCAACTTGGAACCTAGCAAATCTTCTGATTTTGATATTTTCTCCAACTTCATTAGCTGTATCTCTAAGAAGTTGTTCAACTGTTAAATCAGGGTTTTTGATGAACGCTTGGTCTAGTAGGCAAACTTCTGAGAACCATTTTTTAAGTCTACCTTCAACCTTCTTTTCAGCAATCATTTTTTTCTTATCTTCAGGCATATTATCGCTAGATTCGTTAATTGCTTGGTTGATTAGGATGTCTCTTTGTTCAGCTACATCAGCTTCATCTGCATCTTCTTCAGAGATGTACTTTGGAGCGCTTGCAGCAATGTGCATAGCTATATCTCTAGCAAAGTTTTTAACTGTATCGGTATTAGCTGAGAAATCTGTTTCAGTATTGATTTCAACAATTACACCTATCTTGTCGTTGTGAATGTAAGAACCAATAACACCTTCTGCAGCAATTCTACCAGATTTTTTATCAAGAGTTGCTTGTCCTTTTTCCTTTAGGATTTTTTGAGCTTTATCAATATCTCCACCAGCTTCTTCTAGAGCTTTTTTGCAGTCCATCATTCCAGCGGCAGTTCTTTCTCTTAATTCTTTAACTAATTTTGCACTAATTGCCATCTAAATCTCCTATTATTCTGCTTCGTTTTCTTCGAAAGCTTGTTCTTTAATTTCTTCAGCTGCTTCTTTTATATCTTCGTCAGATAGATTTTCTTCTTCTGTTACTTCAACTTCAGAATCTTCTTCAACCTCTTCTTCATATTCATCATTAGAAGGATCAAATTCATTACCTTGGTTTGCTTCTATAACAGCATCTGCCATTACAGATGTAATAAGTTTTACAGCTCTGATTGCATCATCGTTTCCTGGTATTGGAACGTCAACTTCATCAGGGTCACAGTTTGTATCAACGATAGCAATTACAGGAATTCCTAGTATTTTAGCTTCATGTACTGCAATAGATTCTTCACCTGGATCAACTACAAATAGTACATCTGGTAATTCTTCCATATCTTTAATACCACCAAGATTTCTTTCTAGCTTATCCATTTCTTTTTGATATTGAAGAACTTCTTTCTTTGGTAGAAGGTCAAATGTTCCATCTTCTTCCATTCTTTCATATCTTTGAAGTTTTTCTACGCTTTTTCTAATTGTTTTAAAGTTTGTAAGCATACCACCCAACCATCTGTGAGATACATAGTATTGACCTGATCTCTTAGCTTCTGATTGAATTGAGTCTTGTGCTTGTTTTTTTGTACCTACAAATAGAACTCTACCACCATCAGCAACGATGTCTCTCATTACCTTGTAAGCTTCCTCAATTTGGTTAGCTGTTTTTTGTAGATCTACAATATAGATACCATTTCTTTCTGTGAAGATGAATCTAGACATTTTTGGATTCCATCTTCTGGTTTGGTGTCCAAAGTGTACACCTGCTTCTAATAATTTTTTCATTGAAACTACTGCCATATTTACCTCCGTTTTTTCTTCCACTCATCTCAACTGGATATTAAACCACAATTGGCAACGTAATACCCATCCATGAGTGTGATTGTTGTAGTACCTGTATAATATACCACTTAAAACCTACATTTCAACATTAAAACATAGCTTCTACAAAAGATTTAGAATCAAATTTTTGTAAATGATCAATTCCTTCACCAACACCTACATATTTAACTGGCACTTCCACCTCTACTTGAAGTGGAAATATTACTCCACCTTTGGCTGTACCATCAAGTTTTGTAAGTATTAGCCCAGTAATATCAGTAACATTTTTAAATTCTCTTAACTGGCTTACTGCATTTTGACCTGTAGTAGCATCAAGTACCAGTAGGTTTTCCCTATTTGAATTTACTGCGTGAGTGTCAATTGTTCTATTAATTTTATCTAATTCTTGCATCAAATTCTTTTTATTATGAAGTCTTCCTGCAGTATCGCATATTAAAACGTCAACATCTTTGCTGCGAGCAGATTTTATAGCATCAAAAATGACTGCAGATGGATCTGCACCTTCTTTGTGTGAAATAAGTTCAACATCTGCCCTTTTAGCCCATTCTTGGAGTTGATCTATAGCTGCTGCTCTGAAAGTATCAGCTGCTGCAAGCATTACAGTTTTACCTTCGTTTTTGAAATTATTTGCAAGTTTACCAATAGTAGTAGTCTTTCCTACTCCATTTACACCTATAACTAGAATTACTGTTAACTTACCTTTTTCAAACTTAATCTTATTATCAAGGTTATTTTCATCGAGCTTTTTAATCATTATTTCTTTTAAGACAGGATAAATTTTATCAGCTTCTTTAATAGACCTTTTCTTGATTTCTCCACGTAATTCATCAACAATTTCTATTGTTGAGTTCATACCAATATCTGCAGAGATTAGGATTTCTTCAAGTTCATCATAGAGGTCATCGTCTATTTTAACATTTCTTGTAAAAAGATTTGTTAGACTAGATGTGAAGCTGTCTCTAGTTTTACTTAGCCCTTTTTTTAACCTATCAAAAATTGATTCTTTTTCTACAACTTCTTCTGTCACCTCAAGGTTTGTACTAAGGTTTTCAGTTGTTGGAATTTCATATTCTGAAATTCCTTTATTGTTTTCATCAAGCTCTTCTTCTTCTTTTTCTTGCTCTTTAAATTTTATATCTTCAATTTTTAGAGTTTTTTTTTCCGTATTTTCTGTGTGAGTTAAGTCTATAAATCTTCCAGCTTTGATTTTACTTGATTTTTCAACTTCTTTAACCTCTTCTGAAACTTCTTCAGACTTTTCCTCTAACTCTGATTTAATATCCTCAGAGATTTCTTCAGCTTTATCTTTAACTTCTTCAAATTCTGATAAAATGCCTTCTTTGACTTCTTCAATATTTTCTTCTATTCCTTCAATCAAGTTGTTGTGTTTGTTTGCTTCATTAAACTTATTAAATTCTTCGTTAGTCCTATCGTCGCTATTTGAATTACTATTATCATTAGCTAATTCTTGGCCAACTTCTCTTACGACTTCTTTGTTTTCTAATTCTCCAGATTTATTCTTTTTTCTTTTAAAAAAATTAAACATACCGACTCCTTAATTAATATTTACAGGATTAAATGCAACTACAAATGATGTATCGTTGTATTTATTGATTAAAGAATTCCTAATCCTGCCTATGGTATCTCTACAAATATCAAGGTCCTTGTCATAAACCTTTACAAGAATATTATACCTGTATTTATTATTTATTCTTGATATTTTGCAAGGATTTGGGCCTATTATTTCAACATTTAATTGAGAATTCATCAAAGCCTTTAATTCATTTGTAAATTCTCTAGAAATATCTATGGTCTTAACCCTATCTTCATTTATAATTTTAATTGTAATTATATTTTTAAAAGGCGGATAGGAAAAAGCCTCTCTAATTTTAAGCTCACTAGCAAAAAAACTTTCATAATCATTTTCCTTGACAGCCTGAATTACGAAATTTTCTGGTTTATAGGTTTGAATTATAGCCCTACCCGGCTTATCAGCCCTTCCTGCTCTACCTGCTACTTGAGTTAAAAGTTGAAAACTTGTTTCCTGCGCAGAAAAATCTCCAACGTTTAAAGAAAGATCTGCTGATATTATCCCAACAAGGGTTACATTTTCAAAATCAAGGCCTTTAGCAATCATCTGTGTTCCAAGTAGGATATCAATCTTGCCTTCCTTCATTGACTTATACATGTGGTCATACTTCGCTTTATTAGTTGCTACCATGGAATCCATTCTAAGAATATTTGCATCTGGGAAAAGTTGCTTTACTTCTTCTTCAAGCTTTTCTGTACCTGCTCCAAATTCTTTAATCTTTTTTGAATGGCAGTTTGGGCATACTCTTACTTGATTTTTAGTCCTACCACAATAATGGCATACAAGTTTGTTTACATTTTTATGATAAGTCATCGCGACATCACAGGCTTCGCATTTTACAACATACCCGCAGGCTCTACAAAAGGTGAATGAATCATGACCTATTTTATTTAAAAATAAAATTGACTGTTCTTTATGTTCAAGATTTCTACTTATTTCTTCCTGTAGTTTGTATGAAAGCATGGAGTAATTTGAGTTTTTAAGTTCCTCTCTCATATCAACCAAATTAATATTTGGCATAGAATTATTAACCCTAGTACTTAAGTATAATAAATCAAGCTTACCATCTTTCACTTCTTTCATAGTTTCGATTGAAGGAGTTGCTGAAGCCATTATCAGATTACAGGAATGATAAGATGCCCTATATTTTGCTATTTCTCTTGTATGATACTTAGGGTCTTTTGAAGATGTATAAGAATTATCATGTTCTTCATCTATAATTATTGCTCCTAAATTTTCAAAGGGTGCAAATATAGCGGATCTTGCTCCGATAGCAATTTTAACTTCTCCGTTTTTTATCATCATCCATTGATTGAATTTTTCTTTAGGAGTGAGCCTTGAATGGATAATTGCTATTTTTTCATTAAACCTACCGGAAAACCTCTCTATTGTTTGTGGAGTTAAAGATATTTCTGGCACTAAGATAATTGCTTCTTTTCCTTCTTTGATAACTTCTTCTACAACTTGTAAAAAAATCTCAGTTTTTCCAGATCCTGTTACCCCAAACAATAAGAATTGACCATTTTCTTTTTTAAGAATTGTTTTAAAGGCTTTTTCTTGGTCTTCATTTAATACGTGTTTATCATATCTTTTTGTATCTAATTTTATTTCCTTGCTAGCTTCTTTTTGAATTCCTTCAACTATTTCTTTTTCAAGAAGAGATTTTAACGAGGATAAGGAAGAAGAAGTATTTTTGAGTAAGTCACTCTGTTTTGTTTGTCCATGAAGCTTAAGATAGTCAATAATTTCTTGTTGTTTCTTAGCATTCTTTGCAAGTTTAGTATCAGAGTCTTTTAATTTTATATAGATATCATAAGTGATTTTAATTTTATCACTTGCCTCATACAAGACCTTTAGCTTGTTATCTTCTACTAATTTATTTAATATATCCTGAGAATTGGGAAATTTATTTAATATTTCCTCTTTACTCCTCTCAATTTGTAAATGATTGAGTATTTCATCGTCTTCTTTTGCATTTGCCAAATAAAAAACTTTTATTTTGTCGATACTTGTTGGTGGTAGAACTTGCTTAAGAGATAGTTGAATTGGAGAAAGATATTCTTTAGACATGAAGAATGCTAGATCTAATAACTCGTCACTAACTAGTTTGTTCTCATCAATAATTGATATTATATCTTTTATTT
This genomic window from Anaerococcus murdochii contains:
- the tsf gene encoding translation elongation factor Ts, yielding MAISAKLVKELRERTAAGMMDCKKALEEAGGDIDKAQKILKEKGQATLDKKSGRIAAEGVIGSYIHNDKIGVIVEINTETDFSANTDTVKNFARDIAMHIAASAPKYISEEDADEADVAEQRDILINQAINESSDNMPEDKKKMIAEKKVEGRLKKWFSEVCLLDQAFIKNPDLTVEQLLRDTANEVGENIKIRRFARFQVGEGLEKKEEDFAAEVASQMKA
- the rpsB gene encoding 30S ribosomal protein S2; this translates as MAVVSMKKLLEAGVHFGHQTRRWNPKMSRFIFTERNGIYIVDLQKTANQIEEAYKVMRDIVADGGRVLFVGTKKQAQDSIQSEAKRSGQYYVSHRWLGGMLTNFKTIRKSVEKLQRYERMEEDGTFDLLPKKEVLQYQKEMDKLERNLGGIKDMEELPDVLFVVDPGEESIAVHEAKILGIPVIAIVDTNCDPDEVDVPIPGNDDAIRAVKLITSVMADAVIEANQGNEFDPSNDEYEEEVEEDSEVEVTEEENLSDEDIKEAAEEIKEQAFEENEAE
- the ftsY gene encoding signal recognition particle-docking protein FtsY — translated: MDLTHTENTEKKTLKIEDIKFKEQEKEEEELDENNKGISEYEIPTTENLSTNLEVTEEVVEKESIFDRLKKGLSKTRDSFTSSLTNLFTRNVKIDDDLYDELEEILISADIGMNSTIEIVDELRGEIKKRSIKEADKIYPVLKEIMIKKLDENNLDNKIKFEKGKLTVILVIGVNGVGKTTTIGKLANNFKNEGKTVMLAAADTFRAAAIDQLQEWAKRADVELISHKEGADPSAVIFDAIKSARSKDVDVLICDTAGRLHNKKNLMQELDKINRTIDTHAVNSNRENLLVLDATTGQNAVSQLREFKNVTDITGLILTKLDGTAKGGVIFPLQVEVEVPVKYVGVGEGIDHLQKFDSKSFVEAMF
- the priA gene encoding primosomal protein N'; protein product: MYAKVIIDSKSRFLNRAFTYHIPEKLNNKLQRAMRVLVPFGKGNKTVVAFVYEIVEDFEAEYEIKDIISIIDENKLVSDELLDLAFFMSKEYLSPIQLSLKQVLPPTSIDKIKVFYLANAKEDDEILNHLQIERSKEEILNKFPNSQDILNKLVEDNKLKVLYEASDKIKITYDIYIKLKDSDTKLAKNAKKQQEIIDYLKLHGQTKQSDLLKNTSSSLSSLKSLLEKEIVEGIQKEASKEIKLDTKRYDKHVLNEDQEKAFKTILKKENGQFLLFGVTGSGKTEIFLQVVEEVIKEGKEAIILVPEISLTPQTIERFSGRFNEKIAIIHSRLTPKEKFNQWMMIKNGEVKIAIGARSAIFAPFENLGAIIIDEEHDNSYTSSKDPKYHTREIAKYRASYHSCNLIMASATPSIETMKEVKDGKLDLLYLSTRVNNSMPNINLVDMREELKNSNYSMLSYKLQEEISRNLEHKEQSILFLNKIGHDSFTFCRACGYVVKCEACDVAMTYHKNVNKLVCHYCGRTKNQVRVCPNCHSKKIKEFGAGTEKLEEEVKQLFPDANILRMDSMVATNKAKYDHMYKSMKEGKIDILLGTQMIAKGLDFENVTLVGIISADLSLNVGDFSAQETSFQLLTQVAGRAGRADKPGRAIIQTYKPENFVIQAVKENDYESFFASELKIREAFSYPPFKNIITIKIINEDRVKTIDISREFTNELKALMNSQLNVEIIGPNPCKISRINNKYRYNILVKVYDKDLDICRDTIGRIRNSLINKYNDTSFVVAFNPVNIN